The following coding sequences lie in one Mucilaginibacter sp. KACC 22773 genomic window:
- a CDS encoding sodium:solute symporter: MKHETLHLADYIIIALALAISLTIGIRFSKGQNSTKKYFVSRGSIPAWAIGMSLMATLISSVTFLAYPGEGFSSNWILLVQGLMVPIVLLLIVWFIVPLYREVIGVSTYEYFEKRFGTFARFYSSISFVLTHFSKMGTVFFLLALALANMTDTNTYAIIWIIGFVIIVITLIGGIEAVIWADVVQGFLLIGGGIVSFIILICSIKGGLPELWHIAGINHKNNFGPYTWDFKKLTFIVMAINGVFYAIQKYGTDQTMVQRYLTAKTDKAAIRASIMGVALTVPLWALFMFIGTALFAFYQQNPLPPGIKADAVFPYFIMSKLPTGVIGLILAALISAAISSLGADLNCLSAIGVEDYYKKFRPNKTDKEYLKAGRWIVVIAGIGAIMIASLYLLAGDEGALGIVFTLYAIFSGGIAGIFLLGLFSSRANRQGLNIGIAACIVFTAYAFLTSTKIGLGDQKHILLDLEEYNFNQHKYMLGVYSHLVVIIVGSIASLFWPKPNINKNLLFSGWLEAKRAGKIGKQHEVTA; encoded by the coding sequence ATGAAACATGAAACCCTGCACCTGGCAGATTATATTATTATAGCATTAGCGCTGGCCATTTCACTAACCATAGGCATAAGGTTTTCAAAAGGACAAAATTCAACCAAAAAATACTTTGTATCGCGTGGGTCAATACCTGCCTGGGCAATTGGTATGTCGCTTATGGCTACGCTCATCAGTAGCGTAACATTCCTTGCCTACCCGGGCGAAGGTTTTTCATCAAACTGGATCCTGCTTGTACAGGGTTTAATGGTACCCATAGTATTGCTTTTAATAGTATGGTTTATTGTGCCACTTTACCGCGAAGTTATTGGGGTAAGCACCTATGAATATTTCGAAAAACGTTTCGGCACTTTTGCCCGTTTTTATAGTTCAATAAGCTTTGTGCTAACTCATTTTTCAAAAATGGGCACTGTATTTTTTTTGCTGGCCCTTGCCCTCGCCAATATGACAGATACCAATACCTACGCCATTATCTGGATTATTGGATTTGTAATTATTGTTATTACCCTCATTGGCGGTATTGAGGCCGTGATCTGGGCCGATGTGGTACAGGGTTTCCTGCTGATAGGTGGCGGCATTGTATCATTTATTATACTCATCTGCTCTATAAAAGGCGGCCTGCCCGAGCTTTGGCATATTGCCGGTATCAATCATAAAAACAATTTTGGCCCCTACACCTGGGATTTCAAAAAGCTCACTTTTATAGTAATGGCCATTAACGGGGTATTTTATGCCATACAAAAATATGGCACCGATCAAACCATGGTGCAGCGTTACCTGACGGCCAAAACAGATAAGGCGGCCATCCGGGCCTCCATAATGGGTGTTGCCCTTACGGTTCCGTTATGGGCGCTTTTTATGTTTATAGGTACGGCCTTGTTTGCTTTCTACCAGCAAAACCCCTTACCGCCAGGCATTAAAGCCGATGCAGTTTTCCCGTATTTTATCATGAGCAAGCTGCCTACCGGTGTCATTGGCCTTATATTAGCGGCGTTAATATCAGCTGCCATATCAAGTCTTGGCGCCGATCTGAACTGCCTTTCGGCCATCGGGGTTGAAGATTATTACAAAAAGTTCAGGCCAAATAAAACTGATAAAGAATACCTTAAAGCAGGCAGGTGGATAGTAGTAATTGCAGGCATCGGCGCCATAATGATTGCCTCGCTTTACCTGCTTGCAGGTGATGAGGGGGCTTTAGGCATCGTATTCACCTTGTATGCCATATTTTCGGGAGGGATTGCGGGTATATTTTTGTTAGGCCTGTTCAGTAGCCGTGCCAACCGGCAGGGGCTTAATATCGGGATAGCAGCCTGTATCGTATTTACGGCTTATGCCTTTTTAACATCTACCAAAATTGGCTTAGGTGATCAAAAGCACATCCTGCTCGATCTGGAAGAATACAACTTTAATCAGCATAAATACATGCTGGGCGTTTACAGTCACCTGGTTGTAATCATTGTCGGATCGATAGCCAGCCTGTTTTGGCCTAAGCCTAATATCAACAAAAACCTGCTTTTCAGCGGCTGGCTTGAGGCTAAACGCGCCGGTAAGATTGGTAAGCAACATGAGGTTACAGCTTAA
- a CDS encoding DUF5703 domain-containing protein, with protein sequence MKKLWLLIFILWGDVASAQTNKGIEQYNVTWASQSQNSGQSMPCGGGDIGLNVWVEKGQLFFYIARSGTFDENNAMLKPGRVRVKLSPNPFDGTEFKQQLILQNGAVLIRGKNGGINAEVKLWVDVYRPVIHLEINSNKAIKTEAAFESWRYKDRLVKGVENNQGSWKFGAHGNVKTLKDSIAFRDGGIVFYHHNLDSTIFDVTVKQQGMDAVKDQLFNPLKNLTFGGLILGKNLKAAGTYSGKYMDTDFEGWKLQSISPTRTQNIAIYLNTTQTAAVSEWQNNLQKSILDADAHNKTAWRQTANWWQQYWDRSFIYINPKNNQDTAAWQTGKNYQLFRYMLGCNAYGEYPTKFNGGLFTYDPVFVSEKTSYTPDFRNWGGGLMTAQNQRLVYFPMLKNGDIDMMKPQFDFYLRSLHNAELRSQVYWGHKGAAFTEQLENFGLPNSAEYNWKRPLGFDKGLEYNQWLEYTWDTVFEFCLMMLETERYAGKDIHQYIPFIASCLTFFDEHYQYLARKRGSKPLDGDGHLVLYPGSGAETFKMAYNSNSTIAALQTITRRLLALPDNYLDKDERLKLAGFSKRIPPVTYHEIDGHKVLTPAKSWERVSNVESTQFYTVFPWGIHGIGKPGLDVALNSWKYDTLAIKFRSGVGWKQDNIFAARLGLTKEAAELTTFKLKDSGRRFPAFWGPGFDWTPDHNWGGSGMIGLQEMLMQVDDKKIYLFPAWPKDWDVHFKLHAPYNTTVEGILKNGKVANLKIVPEERKKDIILMLEDQKAK encoded by the coding sequence ATGAAAAAGCTATGGTTGCTTATATTTATATTATGGGGCGATGTTGCCTCTGCACAAACCAATAAGGGGATTGAACAATATAATGTTACCTGGGCAAGCCAAAGTCAAAATTCAGGCCAATCCATGCCTTGTGGCGGTGGTGATATAGGCTTAAACGTATGGGTTGAAAAAGGCCAACTGTTTTTCTACATAGCCCGTAGCGGCACGTTCGATGAAAATAATGCTATGCTCAAACCTGGCCGTGTAAGGGTAAAACTCTCCCCAAATCCTTTTGATGGCACCGAATTTAAGCAACAGCTAATACTGCAAAACGGAGCGGTGCTTATCAGAGGGAAAAATGGCGGTATCAACGCCGAGGTAAAGCTTTGGGTTGATGTATACCGGCCGGTGATCCACCTGGAGATCAACAGCAACAAAGCCATAAAAACAGAGGCAGCCTTTGAAAGCTGGCGATATAAAGACAGACTTGTAAAAGGTGTTGAAAACAACCAGGGTTCATGGAAATTTGGTGCGCATGGTAATGTTAAAACGCTAAAGGATTCAATCGCTTTCCGGGATGGCGGTATTGTGTTTTACCACCATAATCTTGATTCTACCATATTTGATGTAACTGTGAAGCAGCAGGGTATGGATGCGGTGAAAGACCAGCTGTTTAACCCGCTTAAAAATCTCACTTTTGGCGGTTTAATACTGGGCAAAAACCTTAAAGCCGCCGGCACTTATAGCGGTAAGTACATGGATACTGATTTTGAAGGCTGGAAACTGCAAAGCATTAGTCCTACCCGTACCCAAAACATAGCTATCTATCTTAATACCACACAAACAGCAGCTGTTTCCGAATGGCAAAATAACCTGCAAAAAAGCATACTTGATGCCGATGCCCATAACAAAACCGCCTGGCGGCAAACAGCCAATTGGTGGCAGCAATATTGGGATAGAAGCTTTATCTACATCAACCCTAAAAACAACCAGGACACCGCTGCATGGCAAACCGGCAAAAATTACCAGTTGTTCAGGTATATGCTGGGCTGCAATGCTTACGGGGAGTACCCCACAAAATTTAATGGCGGACTTTTCACCTACGACCCGGTTTTTGTAAGTGAGAAAACCAGTTACACACCCGATTTTCGCAACTGGGGCGGCGGTTTGATGACAGCCCAAAACCAGCGACTGGTTTATTTCCCGATGCTTAAGAACGGGGATATTGATATGATGAAACCGCAGTTCGATTTCTATCTGCGCTCCTTACATAACGCCGAACTGCGCAGCCAGGTTTACTGGGGGCATAAAGGGGCGGCTTTTACCGAGCAACTGGAGAATTTCGGACTGCCAAACAGCGCCGAATATAACTGGAAACGCCCCCTTGGTTTTGATAAGGGCTTGGAATACAACCAATGGCTGGAATATACCTGGGATACCGTTTTTGAGTTTTGCCTCATGATGTTAGAAACTGAACGGTATGCCGGTAAAGATATCCACCAGTATATTCCCTTTATCGCGAGTTGTTTAACATTTTTTGATGAGCATTACCAATACCTTGCCCGTAAACGCGGCAGCAAACCATTGGATGGCGATGGCCATTTGGTATTATACCCCGGATCAGGAGCCGAGACGTTTAAGATGGCCTATAACTCCAATTCTACCATTGCAGCTTTACAAACCATTACCCGGCGTCTGCTGGCTTTGCCCGATAATTATTTAGACAAAGATGAACGGTTAAAATTAGCCGGATTTTCAAAACGCATCCCTCCTGTTACTTATCATGAAATTGACGGGCATAAGGTACTAACTCCTGCAAAGTCATGGGAACGTGTGAGTAACGTAGAGAGCACCCAATTTTATACAGTTTTTCCCTGGGGTATACACGGCATTGGCAAACCAGGGTTAGACGTAGCCCTTAACAGCTGGAAATATGACACCCTTGCAATCAAATTCAGGAGTGGTGTGGGTTGGAAACAGGATAACATATTTGCAGCGCGGTTAGGGCTGACCAAAGAAGCCGCCGAACTAACCACCTTTAAACTCAAAGATTCCGGCAGGCGTTTCCCGGCTTTTTGGGGACCAGGTTTCGATTGGACACCCGACCATAATTGGGGAGGTTCGGGCATGATTGGTTTGCAGGAAATGCTGATGCAGGTTGACGATAAAAAAATCTACCTCTTCCCGGCATGGCCAAAGGATTGGGATGTACATTTTAAGCTGCACGCACCTTACAATACAACAGTCGAGGGTATTTTGAAGAACGGAAAAGTGGCAAATTTAAAGATCGTCCCGGAGGAAAGAAAGAAGGATATTATACTGATGCTTGAAGATCAAAAAGCAAAATAG
- a CDS encoding sialate O-acetylesterase produces MKKLIILFAPILFLYAPANAQVKLASLFTSNMVLQQQSNVPIWGWDKAGSSVTVSTSWNKKSYKTRANAGGKWMVKISTPMYGGPYTVTISDGNSIKLDNVLIGEVWLCTGQSNMEIPMKGYKSQPISGSADAILRSANSNIHIYTVPRSSVTEAQENSKPSEWHVASPEFVANFSATGYYFGRLLNDILHIPIGLISDCYGGSSAEAWMDAEGLKDFPEIKIPAKTDSIKAVSRTPTTLFNGMLNPVIGYGIKGCIWYQGESNYERPDQYEKLFPAMVKRWRGLWQQGDFPFYYVQIAPYDYAQLPPYNSGGKYNSAYLRDAQRKSLNIIPNSGMAVLLDVGEQATIHPPRKEPAGTRLAYLALAQTYGITGFDYASPLYKAVTIEGNRATIRFEHAENGLTAYNKPLQYFEIAGKDKRFYPAQAAISGSTIVVSSPLVKEPVAVRYAFNDFVTGDLFGTNGLPVSSFRTDDW; encoded by the coding sequence ATGAAGAAATTAATCATCCTGTTTGCCCCTATCTTATTTTTATATGCACCTGCAAACGCGCAGGTAAAATTGGCTTCCTTGTTTACCAGCAATATGGTATTACAGCAGCAAAGTAATGTACCCATCTGGGGATGGGACAAAGCCGGTTCCAGTGTAACAGTGAGCACCTCCTGGAATAAAAAAAGCTATAAAACCAGGGCAAACGCCGGCGGTAAATGGATGGTAAAAATTTCAACCCCGATGTATGGAGGTCCGTATACCGTAACCATCAGCGATGGTAATTCCATAAAACTTGATAATGTACTTATTGGCGAAGTTTGGCTCTGTACAGGGCAATCAAATATGGAGATTCCGATGAAAGGGTATAAAAGCCAGCCTATCAGCGGTTCGGCTGATGCCATATTAAGATCGGCAAACAGTAATATCCATATCTACACAGTTCCCCGTTCATCTGTAACCGAAGCGCAGGAAAACAGTAAACCGTCCGAATGGCATGTAGCCTCGCCGGAGTTTGTGGCTAATTTTAGCGCCACAGGTTATTATTTTGGCCGCCTGCTTAATGATATATTGCATATCCCCATAGGCCTCATCAGCGATTGCTATGGAGGCTCAAGCGCCGAAGCCTGGATGGATGCTGAGGGATTAAAAGACTTTCCCGAAATAAAGATCCCAGCCAAAACAGACTCCATTAAAGCGGTATCACGCACGCCAACAACGCTATTCAATGGCATGCTTAACCCGGTTATTGGTTACGGCATTAAAGGCTGTATCTGGTACCAGGGCGAATCAAACTACGAACGCCCCGATCAGTATGAAAAGCTCTTCCCGGCTATGGTGAAACGCTGGCGCGGGTTATGGCAGCAAGGTGACTTCCCTTTTTATTACGTGCAGATAGCACCCTATGATTATGCCCAGCTTCCGCCGTACAATTCGGGCGGCAAATACAATTCGGCTTACCTGCGCGATGCCCAGCGAAAATCATTAAATATAATCCCCAATAGCGGTATGGCCGTACTGCTTGATGTGGGCGAACAGGCAACTATTCACCCTCCACGGAAAGAACCGGCAGGTACGCGCCTGGCTTATCTTGCCCTTGCCCAAACATATGGCATAACCGGCTTCGACTATGCAAGTCCGCTGTATAAGGCCGTGACCATTGAAGGTAACAGAGCCACTATCAGGTTTGAGCATGCCGAAAATGGCCTGACAGCATACAACAAACCGCTCCAATACTTTGAAATTGCAGGGAAAGATAAAAGATTTTACCCGGCGCAGGCAGCTATTTCGGGTAGTACAATTGTAGTATCTTCACCATTGGTGAAAGAACCTGTTGCTGTACGCTATGCTTTCAACGATTTTGTAACCGGCGATCTGTTTGGTACCAATGGACTGCCCGTATCTTCATTCAGGACCGACGATTGGTAA
- a CDS encoding glycosyl hydrolase, translating into MKRFILVFYTCICCIALQGSAQVRSVSYTKDELKQAFLHPGEAARPWVFWYWMQAAVTREGITADLQAMKQAGIGGAYLMPIKGAANPPYLTPPVEQLTPEWWAMVKFTMLEADRIGVKLAMHDCDGFALAGGPWITPELSMQKVVWSKVKVAGGKVYGDTLPTPSHYKNYYKDIEVLAYPYPQGEGISSYDAEPKVSTSIANTDVQYLAEKGNKKSFTSNEPCWIQLEFQKPFTCRSLVIHTAASNYQAERLLIEVSDDGKNFKSLGRLNPPRHGWQDGDSEITNGIPVTTAKYFRFIYDKAGSEPGAEDLDFAKWKPTLKLSGIELSSEARIHQYESKTGEVWRVSKRTTAAQLPGELCVDKSRIINLTDKLSPDGKLNWDVPAGTWTILRIGHTSTGHTNATGGAGSGLECDKFSPEAAKVQFDHWFGEAIRQGGPDLAKKVLKIFHIDSWECGSQNWSPVFAGEFKKRRGYDLLPYLPVMAGVPVQSADVSEKVLNDVRQTIAELLVDNFYGTMAKLAHEKGCEFTAESVAPTMVSDGMLHYSKADIPMGEFWFRSPTHDKPNDMLDAISGGHIYGKNIIQAEAFTELRLLWDEHPAMLKTMADRNFALGINRLVFHVNVHNPWPDRKPGMTLDGIGVFFQRDQTWWKPGKAWFNYLQRCQALLQMGHPVTDIAVFTGEETPRRAILPDRLVGTLPGIFGAERVKQEAERLANKGVPIVSSTSDASHSANMALPENWNDPLHGYAYDSFNRDALLRLATVKNGRIELPGGASYAMLVIPGAHPMSPDPGLMSPEVVKKLQQLVNDGATVLMNNKPLKANGMTDDAQVKQAGEALWASAKDQTTQGKVLIGPYKEETFDKIGITRDVIVKDPAGNYADGIAWTHRGAPGFDVYFISNQQEPPREIELSLRSTKGSPELWDALTGKNVLAANWQLIKGRTVLPLQLAANGSVFVVLKKGAGPLKVAHHVKSKKETLLQTLKAQWELSFDPKLGGPAMPVMFDKLDSWTERPEDGIKYYSGTAIYKQTFVNRGVAAETWLDLGKVANMAQVYVNGIDCGVAWTYPYRVNITRAIKPGTNKLSIEVTNTWANRLVGDHAKPEKDRITWTNAPYRLEGKALLPAGLLGPVRLVWVR; encoded by the coding sequence ATGAAAAGGTTCATCCTGGTATTTTATACATGTATTTGCTGCATCGCATTGCAGGGCAGCGCCCAGGTGCGGAGTGTTTCCTATACAAAAGATGAATTAAAACAGGCCTTTCTGCATCCCGGCGAGGCGGCGAGACCCTGGGTGTTCTGGTACTGGATGCAGGCCGCGGTAACCCGTGAGGGTATCACTGCCGATCTGCAGGCTATGAAGCAGGCAGGCATTGGCGGCGCTTATCTTATGCCAATAAAAGGAGCCGCAAATCCGCCATACTTAACTCCACCGGTTGAACAGTTGACACCGGAATGGTGGGCCATGGTGAAATTTACCATGCTGGAGGCCGACAGGATAGGTGTTAAACTGGCTATGCATGATTGTGATGGTTTCGCGCTTGCAGGCGGGCCATGGATCACACCCGAACTATCGATGCAAAAAGTGGTTTGGTCGAAAGTTAAAGTAGCGGGTGGTAAAGTTTATGGGGATACTTTACCAACTCCGTCACATTACAAAAATTACTATAAGGATATCGAAGTACTGGCCTATCCGTATCCGCAGGGTGAGGGTATCAGCAGTTATGATGCTGAACCTAAAGTAAGCACCAGTATTGCCAATACCGATGTTCAATATCTTGCGGAGAAAGGCAATAAAAAGAGTTTTACAAGCAATGAGCCCTGTTGGATCCAGCTGGAGTTTCAAAAACCTTTTACCTGCCGCTCACTTGTTATCCATACCGCGGCCAGCAATTACCAGGCAGAACGTTTGCTTATCGAGGTTAGTGATGATGGTAAAAACTTCAAGTCCTTAGGCAGGCTTAATCCTCCGCGGCATGGCTGGCAGGATGGGGATTCGGAGATCACCAACGGAATTCCTGTTACTACAGCCAAATACTTCAGGTTTATTTATGATAAAGCGGGATCAGAGCCCGGTGCCGAGGACCTTGACTTTGCCAAATGGAAACCTACCTTAAAATTATCGGGTATCGAATTATCATCCGAAGCGCGGATTCATCAGTATGAAAGCAAAACCGGCGAAGTATGGCGCGTAAGTAAAAGAACCACAGCAGCACAATTACCCGGTGAGCTTTGTGTTGATAAAAGCAGGATCATTAATCTTACGGATAAATTAAGCCCCGACGGTAAGCTCAACTGGGACGTGCCGGCAGGCACCTGGACAATACTGCGCATAGGCCACACCTCAACAGGCCATACCAACGCTACCGGTGGTGCAGGCAGCGGTTTGGAATGCGATAAGTTTAGTCCCGAAGCAGCCAAAGTACAATTTGACCATTGGTTTGGCGAGGCCATCAGGCAGGGCGGGCCCGATCTTGCAAAAAAGGTTTTAAAGATTTTTCACATTGATAGCTGGGAATGCGGCAGCCAAAACTGGTCGCCGGTTTTTGCCGGGGAGTTTAAAAAGCGCCGGGGATATGATCTGTTGCCTTACCTGCCGGTAATGGCGGGTGTGCCAGTGCAAAGCGCTGATGTATCTGAAAAGGTATTAAATGATGTACGCCAAACCATTGCCGAATTACTGGTTGATAATTTTTACGGCACCATGGCCAAACTGGCCCATGAAAAAGGCTGCGAATTTACTGCCGAAAGCGTAGCCCCAACTATGGTAAGCGATGGCATGCTGCACTACAGCAAGGCTGATATCCCGATGGGCGAGTTTTGGTTCCGCAGCCCTACGCATGATAAGCCTAATGATATGCTGGATGCGATATCCGGGGGGCATATTTATGGTAAAAATATTATCCAGGCCGAGGCATTTACCGAGTTGAGGTTACTATGGGATGAGCACCCGGCTATGCTGAAAACTATGGCCGACCGCAATTTTGCCCTTGGTATTAACCGCCTGGTATTTCACGTAAATGTGCATAATCCCTGGCCCGACCGTAAACCGGGGATGACCCTGGATGGCATCGGGGTGTTTTTTCAGCGCGATCAAACCTGGTGGAAACCCGGTAAGGCATGGTTCAACTACCTTCAGCGTTGCCAGGCATTATTACAAATGGGACACCCTGTTACCGATATAGCCGTATTTACCGGTGAAGAAACACCACGCCGGGCAATTTTGCCCGATAGGTTAGTTGGCACCTTGCCGGGCATCTTTGGCGCCGAAAGAGTAAAACAGGAAGCCGAGAGGCTGGCCAACAAAGGCGTACCGATAGTAAGCAGCACCTCAGATGCCAGCCACTCGGCCAATATGGCTTTGCCCGAAAACTGGAATGATCCTTTACATGGTTATGCCTATGATTCTTTTAACCGGGATGCATTGCTGCGTTTGGCCACCGTAAAGAATGGCAGGATCGAGCTCCCCGGCGGTGCAAGCTATGCCATGCTGGTAATTCCGGGCGCGCATCCCATGTCGCCCGATCCGGGTTTAATGTCACCGGAGGTTGTAAAAAAGTTGCAGCAATTGGTTAACGATGGCGCAACTGTGCTGATGAATAACAAACCTTTAAAGGCTAATGGCATGACCGATGACGCGCAGGTGAAACAAGCCGGCGAAGCATTATGGGCATCGGCTAAAGACCAAACCACCCAGGGCAAAGTTTTAATTGGACCATATAAAGAGGAAACTTTTGATAAAATAGGCATAACGCGTGATGTGATCGTTAAAGACCCTGCAGGGAACTACGCTGATGGTATCGCCTGGACACATCGCGGTGCGCCCGGTTTTGATGTTTACTTTATATCCAACCAGCAGGAGCCGCCGCGGGAGATTGAATTATCCCTAAGATCAACAAAAGGCAGCCCCGAACTATGGGATGCTTTAACCGGCAAAAATGTTTTAGCTGCCAATTGGCAGCTAATAAAGGGCCGCACCGTTTTGCCTTTGCAACTGGCAGCAAACGGATCTGTGTTTGTTGTGCTCAAAAAAGGTGCTGGCCCACTTAAAGTGGCTCATCATGTTAAAAGCAAAAAGGAAACGCTATTGCAAACGCTTAAAGCACAATGGGAACTTAGTTTTGACCCTAAGCTTGGCGGTCCGGCAATGCCTGTTATGTTTGATAAGCTGGATAGCTGGACCGAACGGCCGGAGGATGGTATTAAATATTATTCGGGTACGGCAATCTATAAGCAAACTTTTGTTAATAGAGGTGTCGCGGCCGAAACATGGCTCGACCTGGGGAAGGTCGCCAACATGGCACAGGTTTATGTAAATGGTATTGATTGCGGCGTGGCCTGGACTTACCCTTACCGGGTAAATATAACAAGGGCAATAAAACCCGGCACTAACAAACTGAGCATCGAAGTAACCAATACCTGGGCCAACCGTCTGGTAGGTGACCATGCCAAACCCGAAAAAGATAGAATTACATGGACAAACGCACCATACCGTTTAGAAGGGAAAGCTTTGTTGCCCGCCGGTTTATTGGGACCTGTAAGGTTGGTATGGGTACGATAG
- a CDS encoding aceric acid hydrolase — translation MKNIWKCAGILLCLASAVKISYAQNKSLVNTTKSPFAQLSSVDMGNVTWTNGFWADRFKVCRDTMIPNLWRVYTDPKISHAYRNFEIAAGLDTGSHEGPPFHDGDFYKLFEAVASMYASTLDAKLDELMDKTITVIAKAQRADGYIHTPTIIEERKHTGKEKAFNNRLNFETYNLGHLMTAACVHYRATGKTTLLKVAIKATDYLYKFYKTASPELARNAICPSHYMGVIEMFRTTRDPKYLELAKSLINIRGLMENGTDDNQDRIPFRQQTQAMGHAVRANYLFAGAADVYTETGDTTLMHTLNLMWNDVVNRKMYITGGCGSLYDGVSPDGTAYNPNDVQKVHQAYGRDYQLPNFTAHNETCANIGNVLWNWRMLQITGKAQYADVMELALYNSVLSGISLSGRNFLYTNPLSYSDDLPFSQRWSKDRVGYIKLSNCCPPNVVRTIAEVSDYAYSVSDKGLWFNLYGGNTLSARLKDGTPIKLTQTTNYPWDGKITIRLDEVPGDKAFSIFLRIPGWCKGAGIKMAGQPVPQLDTSPGAYTQLNAVWRKGMVIELNLPMPVTMMEANPLVEETRNQVAVKRGPVVYCLESADLAKGQKLFNIALSAQNELKPEMIMIDNSSIMSLTGKADVRNEANWKNQLYKEVSTPKQNAVDVRLIPYYAWGNRGHVDMETWIPLDR, via the coding sequence ATGAAAAATATATGGAAATGTGCAGGGATTTTGTTGTGCCTGGCGTCAGCGGTTAAAATATCCTATGCTCAAAATAAATCGCTTGTTAACACCACCAAAAGTCCCTTTGCTCAATTGAGTAGTGTGGATATGGGTAATGTAACCTGGACGAACGGCTTCTGGGCCGATAGGTTTAAAGTTTGCCGCGATACCATGATCCCCAACCTGTGGCGCGTTTATACCGATCCGAAGATCAGTCACGCTTATCGAAATTTCGAGATAGCCGCCGGCCTGGATACCGGCTCGCATGAAGGGCCGCCCTTTCATGATGGGGATTTTTACAAACTGTTTGAGGCGGTTGCCAGTATGTATGCCTCAACGCTCGATGCTAAATTAGATGAGCTGATGGATAAAACCATCACCGTGATTGCCAAAGCACAACGTGCGGACGGCTACATTCATACACCTACAATTATTGAAGAGCGCAAGCATACCGGCAAGGAAAAAGCATTTAACAACAGGCTCAACTTTGAAACCTATAACCTGGGCCATTTAATGACTGCTGCCTGCGTGCATTACCGGGCAACAGGTAAAACCACCTTATTAAAAGTAGCCATAAAGGCAACGGATTACCTTTACAAATTCTACAAAACGGCATCGCCGGAACTGGCGCGGAATGCTATTTGTCCGTCGCATTATATGGGGGTGATCGAGATGTTCCGCACTACGCGCGATCCCAAATACCTTGAGCTGGCTAAAAGCCTGATCAACATCAGGGGCCTGATGGAGAACGGTACCGATGATAACCAGGACAGGATCCCTTTCAGGCAGCAAACCCAGGCTATGGGCCATGCGGTGCGGGCCAATTACCTTTTTGCTGGCGCCGCCGATGTGTACACAGAAACAGGCGATACAACCCTTATGCATACTTTAAACCTGATGTGGAACGACGTGGTAAACCGTAAAATGTATATAACAGGTGGCTGCGGCTCGCTGTACGACGGCGTATCGCCCGATGGTACAGCCTATAACCCCAATGATGTGCAGAAAGTGCACCAGGCCTACGGGCGCGATTACCAGCTGCCAAACTTTACCGCGCATAACGAAACCTGTGCCAATATAGGCAACGTGTTATGGAACTGGCGGATGCTGCAAATTACCGGCAAAGCCCAATATGCCGATGTGATGGAGCTGGCGCTGTACAACAGCGTACTATCGGGTATCAGTTTAAGCGGGCGGAATTTCCTGTACACTAATCCGCTGAGCTATTCGGATGATTTGCCCTTTAGCCAACGGTGGTCGAAGGATAGGGTGGGGTATATCAAGCTTTCCAATTGCTGTCCGCCGAATGTGGTGCGTACTATAGCCGAGGTGAGCGATTATGCCTATAGTGTATCCGACAAGGGCCTGTGGTTTAACTTGTATGGAGGCAACACATTATCAGCCAGGTTAAAAGATGGTACCCCAATTAAGCTTACACAAACTACCAATTATCCCTGGGATGGCAAAATTACTATCCGGTTGGATGAGGTGCCGGGCGATAAAGCGTTTTCCATTTTTCTGCGGATACCGGGTTGGTGTAAAGGGGCCGGCATTAAAATGGCAGGGCAGCCGGTACCGCAGCTGGACACATCGCCAGGTGCATACACGCAATTAAATGCAGTATGGCGAAAAGGCATGGTAATAGAACTTAACCTGCCCATGCCGGTAACCATGATGGAAGCTAACCCACTGGTTGAGGAAACCCGCAACCAGGTAGCCGTGAAACGTGGACCCGTGGTGTATTGCCTGGAGTCGGCCGATCTGGCCAAAGGGCAAAAACTATTCAATATTGCTTTATCGGCCCAAAACGAACTGAAACCGGAAATGATCATGATAGATAACAGCAGTATCATGAGCCTCACCGGCAAAGCCGATGTGCGTAACGAGGCCAATTGGAAAAACCAGCTTTACAAGGAAGTATCAACCCCAAAACAAAACGCTGTGGATGTAAGGCTGATCCCTTACTATGCCTGGGGCAACCGTGGCCATGTAGATATGGAAACATGGATCCCGCTGGACAGGTAG